The nucleotide window GGCGTCAAGGCCGGGTTGACGGAAGGGGAGTGTGTCAACGACGTGCGCGCGGCAGTCGATGCATTGATCGACCGCGGCGTCGAAGTGATCGTGCTCGGCTGCACCGAGCTGCCGCTGTTGCTTGCGCAGGGAGAACATGTGTCGGAGAGCGGCCGCACCGCATGGCTTGCGGATCCGACGGACATTCTCGCGAAGTGCTGCGTTGCGTATGCGCGCGGTGCCGCAAGTCCGGATCGGGTATTTCCGCTGGTCGGCGCCGACGCGATCGCTCGCTAGTTCGCCGATGCGTCGGCGTGCCTGCGCATATGCGAGATGGCCGGAAGGTGGTTGGTATCCCGAATCATAGGGTTGAGGATCGGGCCGGTCTGAACGACCGGCGAGCGGTTCGTGGGCTTCGCGTCTCGCTCAGGCGCTTCGTGCAAACGAAAAGGTAAGAAATCCGACAGATTTACCTTGGCGTTTTCACGGAGGTCACTATGGATGTGCAAAACGTCGGCACTCACAACGCCGCTCATGATTTAACCGAGCCTCAACAGCCCGGTTCGACGGTCACGGAGCAACCCGTTCCACAGTCGAGCCGAATGACTCACACGCTTCCGCTCGCTTCGCGAGCGATGCCCAGCGCCGCGCCGAAACCGAACGAGTATCAGCGGCGCATCGGTGTGCTTAGTACCGATCCGAAAGCCGGCCATCGTTTCGCAAGCGAACTGGTCAGGCAGGCCGGTAATGTTACCGACCAGCAGCATGCGGACGCTGTCCTGGTGCAGGCGAACGACCTGCCCGCCGGGGAACGGGGCGAAGCTGCGACGGCCGGCATCAGACGAGGCATCGACGTGCTGCACGGCACCGGCGCCGGGATCGCGATCGTCACGGATACGGCCGCGCATGCGGATGTGGGCGTGTTACGGCAGCACCTTGCCAAGTTCGCACCGAACATGGAGTTGATCGATCTGCCGACGAGCGCGCTCGAGAAGCTCGATCAGGACAATCCGGGCGCACGCAATGTCGGGCTGATCGTGTCGCCGCGCACGTTCCAGACGAATGTGTATCAATCGCGCGCACAGGGCAATAAGGCCTTTCACGCGCATCCAGGCTCGCACGACGCGCTGCTCGAGGCCGAGCGGCCGGATGCCGGCAAGGATCAGATTCGGGCCGGACGCGAGGCGTTGCGCAATGCCGTGACCGAAATGGCGAAACGTAACGACATCGACGCCATCGTGCTCGGCTATCCGGGCCTGTCGGACGCATTCGGCGAAAGCCACGTCCGGCGTGCGGACGGCACGATGATCCCGGTTATCGACAGCAACGCGGCGGCTGCGGGGAAGGCGCTCGAGCAGGCGAAACGCGCGCGCGGCAACGACGGCTCGGACTCAGAGTCCGATTCGGAAGGCTGCCTGAGCGGATGTCTCGGTTCGCTGAGCCTGAAGCAGGTCGTTACGCCGTTCACGCGTCCGGTCGCGGATCGCCTCGAAGCGCTCGAGCGTTATACGCCGAAAGCGGGTGTCATGGGCGGCCAGGGCGCGCTTGCCGGCGCGCAATTCATGGGCGAGCTGGTCGAGTTGGGCGACACGCGGCCGGTGCTCGTGCATCAGGCCACCCATATCGCCGATCGCACGTCGTTCATCAAGAAGCAGGCGGGCCACGAGTCCATGCAGGACGCCGTCGATCCACGCCCGGAAATGAAGAAGAGTCTCGATCTGATGGCGGAAGCCGGGGTCACGCACGCGGTGATCACCTGCAATACGGCTCACAGGTTTCACCCGGACCTTGTCGACCATATCGCGACGCAGGGGCACAACATCCAGTTGCTGCATATCGCGGACGCAGCGCTTGATGAAATCAAGCGTCAGCGGCCGAACGAGAAGCATATCGCCTTGATGGCGACCGACGGCACGATCGCGAGCAGGCTGTACCAGGATCACGACAAAAAGCTCGAATGGATCACGCCGGATCGTGAGACCCAAGAGGTCGCGATGAGAAGCATCTACGACGGCATCAAGCAGAACAAGATCCAGGAGGGTTCCGATGATGCAGCGCTCGTCGTTGATTCGCTGATTGCGAAGTATCAACGGATGCACGGCGATATGAACCGCTACCCGGTCATCGTGCTTGGCTGCACGGAGTTCCCGATCGCGCTGCCGAAAGAGATGCGCGAAGCGCGGTGGCCAAACGTCACGTTCGTCGATACGCTCGCGTCGCTTGCGTATTCGCTGATCGAGAAGTCGCGTGTGCCGGTGCCGACAACGACGCGCAACGTCGACGACGCGGCGAATGTGCTGCGCGTACGGGTGAGCGCACTCGAGGAAGCCGAAGCCGCATAACGCGGCAAGAGGCCGGCATGCGCGCACAGGCGCGCGCACGCCGGCCTCCCGATCTCAACCGGAACACATTGACGGAAAATATCATGACCCTTAATACACCTGAAAAAGCAGTCGTTTCGCCGTCGCGCCATGCGATGGAACTCATTGCCCGCGAATTCAACGCCGTGTTGGGCAATAGCGCGGATGCCGGCCTCGCGCTCGTTGTGGACAATCTCGTCGCGTTGAATATCGCGCCAGTCGGAGCGCAACGCATCGCGGCGTTCTGTCACGTGGGCGATGCTTCCCGGATGACACCGGATGCATGGATCAGCATGCTGTCCGAGGCTGCGCTGTGGGGTATCGACGGCGAGGCGATGCGCTTCGGCGTATTGGACGACTTTGTCGCGCTGATGTGGAGCTTTCCGCCGACGCTGCCCGACGCCGAGATTGTCGGCGGTCTGCGTCTGATGCTCGAACGTGCAGTGGCCGTTGCACGGATGGTGCGCAAGAGCGCCGTTGCGGCGCCCGTGACCGCGTAAACACTGACCTGCCGGCGATGAGGACAGGTGTCCTGCATCGCCGGCTCACCGGAGAGAACAGATGGATGCGCTATCGGCGCCCGGTCCGTCGCGCAGCGGACCGGCGCAGGAATTCGAACTCGAAGAAGTGGACAAGCACGGCAAAGTTTCTGTACTGGAGAGCGCGCATACTCCGCAGCCTCATGGCGGCGTGCTGTCTCGCATTCCGCCGCAGATCAGCAGCGGCAGGCGGCTCGATACGCAGATGCACGTGAGGACCGGCGCGCGTCAAGGCGACACGGATCCGATGCAGCGCTTCGCCGCGCTGCAGTCGAAGTTGCAGGGCGCCGACAGCGAGCCGCCGTCGCGACTGACGAGCCTAATGCAATCGCTTGCGCCGGCCAATCTGTATCAGAAAGCGACCGGGTTGTTGTCAGCGAAGCCGGAAGCGGTCGATCAATCGCTCGCGCACGTGCATCGTTCGGTGATCGGCGCTTCGTTCGAGCATAGCGGCGCGCAGCCGACCACGCTGCTCGGGCATCTGAACAATGGCGGCCCTCACGCATTGAGCAACTTCTGGTCGGACCCGAGCATCGGACAGGGTGTGGTTCGTCCGTCGCCGCAGTTGTTGAAGGAACTCGACCGCATGGCGGGCAAGGATCGTCATCTGTCGGCACTGGCATTGTCCTTTGCGTTCCAGAGCGCGACCGAGCCGCATAAGGTGGCGCCGCCGGCCGCACATGAAATCGGCGCGCTGCGGCTGTTGCAAGCGCCCGACATGCTCGACAAGATGTCCGCTCGCGTCGCGCGCGGCAAGCCCGACAACGACCCACACGTTGAGCTCGCATATCACGCGCTGCAACGTGCCGCCCAAAGCAATCAGTTTCCGGAAATGCTCGGTTTGCTGGGCCACAAGCTCGATGAACGGAAGCTGGATGCGCTACAGGGCATGCTGCAGGCAAGCGCATTGGCCAACCGCAGAGCAGCGGGCGGCGAAGCCGACGAAGCCGGCGGCGGCAACACCGCAACCACGTTTGCGCGACGCACGCAGTCGGCTTTTCATCAGTTGCTCGCGCACGGCGAGGAAGCCATGACGCCACAGCAGAAGGCCGATGTGTTCGCGTGGCAAAACGG belongs to Paraburkholderia sp. SOS3 and includes:
- a CDS encoding aspartate/glutamate racemase family protein — encoded protein: MTHTLPLASRAMPSAAPKPNEYQRRIGVLSTDPKAGHRFASELVRQAGNVTDQQHADAVLVQANDLPAGERGEAATAGIRRGIDVLHGTGAGIAIVTDTAAHADVGVLRQHLAKFAPNMELIDLPTSALEKLDQDNPGARNVGLIVSPRTFQTNVYQSRAQGNKAFHAHPGSHDALLEAERPDAGKDQIRAGREALRNAVTEMAKRNDIDAIVLGYPGLSDAFGESHVRRADGTMIPVIDSNAAAAGKALEQAKRARGNDGSDSESDSEGCLSGCLGSLSLKQVVTPFTRPVADRLEALERYTPKAGVMGGQGALAGAQFMGELVELGDTRPVLVHQATHIADRTSFIKKQAGHESMQDAVDPRPEMKKSLDLMAEAGVTHAVITCNTAHRFHPDLVDHIATQGHNIQLLHIADAALDEIKRQRPNEKHIALMATDGTIASRLYQDHDKKLEWITPDRETQEVAMRSIYDGIKQNKIQEGSDDAALVVDSLIAKYQRMHGDMNRYPVIVLGCTEFPIALPKEMREARWPNVTFVDTLASLAYSLIEKSRVPVPTTTRNVDDAANVLRVRVSALEEAEAA